CGACCGGCAGCCCGTCCATGTCGGCGCGGAGCAGGACCACCGGCCCCTCGCCGTTGGCGAGGACCCCTACGACACCGGTGCCGCCGACGTTCTCGGTGACGTCCCAGCCCTGCTCCCGCAGCAGGGCGGCGACGACTCCGGCCGTACGGAACTCCTGGAAGGACAGCTCGGGATGGGCGTGCAGGTCCTCGTAGAGGGCTCGCAGGCCGGGCAGTCGGTCCGGGAAGCCGGACAGCAGGGGTGTGACAGCGCCGGTGGTCATGAGCGCTCCTTTACGGGAGTGGGCAGGCCGGACGCGCCGGCGGCGGTCCGGAAGGAGGCGGCGTCCTGCGGGGTCAGGAGGGCCATCGCGGTGGCGATGACGGCGCCGAGAACCAGGAAGGCGAAGGCCACCTGGAAGGAGAAGGTGTCGGCGAGCAGGCCCACGACGGGCGGGACGGCCATCCCGGCCACCTGGCCGCCGAAGACGATCACCGCGCTGCCCACTCCCACGTCCTCGGCCGCGAGACCGCCCAGCGGGACGGCGAAGATCGGCATGTAGCAGAGGGCTATGGACACCGAGGCGAGCGTGGCGAAGACGACGAAGCCGGTGAGCGAGTCCGAGAAGGCCATGAGGAGCAGCGCGACGCCGCCCACCGTCATACCGGGCACGATCACCTTGCGGTGATGGCCGCCGAGCCGGTCCGAGAGCCGGCCGCCGACGATCGTCGCTCCGGCCCCGGCGAGGCCGGGGACCGCCCCGATCATTCCGGCCGCGGTGAGGGAAACGCCGAACTCGTCCCTGAGATAGGACGGCATCCAGGTGGTCAGACCCCAGACGATCGCGCTGTAGCCGAACATCATCGCGGCGAAGCGCCAGACCACGCCCAGCCGCAGGACACCGCTCGCACGGCGGGGCACGGCGGGTGCGTCCGGCTCCGTCCGGGGCAGCGGGGCGGGGAGCCGCATCCGTACCGCAACCACCACGAAGACGCCCAGCGCCGCCGTCGAGAAGAACGCCGAGCGCCAGCCGAAGGCGGCGATCAGAGGGGCGACGAGGAGCGGGGTGAGGACGCCGGCGAGTGCGTTGGAGCTCATGATCAGCCCGTTGGCGCCCATCCGTTCCTCCGGCGTGGTGCGCTCGACGAGCGCCTTCAGCGCGGCCGGCGGGAAGATGCCTTCGGCGGCGCCGAACGCGAACCGTATGACGAGCAGTACGGCGAACGACCAGGCGAAGCCGGTGAGCGCCGTGAACACGGACCAGGACAGCAGGGCCCAGCAGGTCACCCGCTGAGCGCCGTAGCGGTCGGCGAGCATCCCGCCGGGAATCTGGCACAGGGCGTACGCGAGGAAGAAGACGGAGACGATCAGCCCCTGCTCCCCGCGGCTCAGATCGAACTCGTCGCCCAGGGAGGGCAGAGCCAGGTTGACGACGAGCCGGTCGGCGTAGTCGACCAGCCAGGCGGCGAACAGCAGGGTGATCGTGATCCGGACGGTTCGCCGGGCGGACTGCGGGGGCGGAGCAGACACGGGGTACTCCTCGTCGCCGGTGGCCGAGGCTGGGCATCGGCCGGAAGTGCCCCTACGATCCGGTCTGTGAGCGAAATCCTTGGAGAACTGCAGGAAAACGTCACTGCTGAAGCTGCGGCACCCGATTCCGGCACCACCGGTCCTGAGCACCGCTTCTCCGAATCGGACCTGGCCCTCATCGACGCGCTCCAGGCCGCCCCTCGGGCGCCGTGGTCCCGGATCGGGCGGGCGCTCGGCGTGGACGCGACCACGGCGGCCCGCCGCTGGGAACGGCTGCGCGCCAACGGCCTGGCCTGGATCACCGCGTACGCGGCCCCGAAGAACGTCACCGTCGCCTATGTGGAGGTGCGGTGCCGGCCCCGGGCCTTCGACTCCGTCGGCGCCGCCCTGGCCGCGATGCCCTGGGTTTTCAGCGTCGACGAGACGGCGGGCGACTACGACCTCCTGGCATCGGTCGCCGCCCCCGATCTGCCCGGCCTCGGCCGCGCGGTCCATGGCCTGATCGGCGGTCTGGACGGGGTGCGTTCCACCCGTACGCGGCTCGGCATCACGCTCTACAGCGAAGGCGGCGACTGGCGGATGAGGGCCATGGAGCCCGCCGGGCGTGCCGAACTCTCCCCTCCCCGGACGTCACGGCGGACCGCGTACAGCGCCCATATGCACCACCGGCCGCCGTCCGGGGACGAGGCCCTGCTGGCGGCGCTCGGCAGTGACGGACGGCTCGGCTACACCGAGCTCGGTGCCGCGACCGGAATGAGCGAACACACCGCCCGGCGCCGGCTGCAGCGGATGATCAGGGACGGTGACATCAACCTCCGCTGCGATCTGGCCCACCCTCTCGCGGGGCTCTCGACGGTGGTGCTCTACCGCACCGCGGTCCCGCACACCCACCTGGAGGAGACGGGCAACGCGCTGGCCCGGATGGAGGAGGTCCGGCTGGCCGTGTCGGTCAGCGGCTCCGACAACCTGCTGGTGATGGTCTGGCTCCACGGACTGCACGCCATCGACCCGTTCGAAGCACTGCTCGCCGAACGCTTCCCGAACCTGAAGGTCGATGACCGCACCGTGGTTCTCCACTCCCGCAAACGCATGGGCCGGCTGCTCGACACCGACGGTCGCGCCACGGGGCTGGTCCCGTTCGCCCTGCCGCAGGTCTGACGCCCCGGTCCGGGAATAGCCCGCCGGTGACGGCGCTTGATCATCCACAGAGCACACGCGTCAACGGGGGAAGGCACCAGCACATGTCTCAGACCATCACCACCGCCACCACAGTCCATGGCACCGTCGCCCCCGGCTTCGAGGGTGTGCGCGAGGAGTTCGCCGCGTTTGTCGGCGGCGAGGTCCACGACCCCGGTGCGCAGCTCGCCGCCTATCACCGCGGGGAGCTCGTGGTGGATCTCTGGGGTGGGGACAGTGTCACCGGCGACTCCCTCACCGGGGTGTACTCCGCCACCAAGGGCGCCGCCCATCTTGTCGTTGCGCTGCTCGTGCAGGACGGCGTGCTGGAGCTCGACAAGGAAGTCGCCTTCTACTGGCCCGAGTTCGCCGCCGAGGGCAAGGGCGCGCTCACCCTGCGCGAGCTGCTCGCCCATCGCTCCGGAGTCGTCGGGGTGGACAGCGGGTTCAGCCCCGAGGAGTACGCCGACGAGGCGCTCCTCGCCCCCCGGCTCGCCGCGCAGCGGCCCTTCTGGCAGCCGGGGAGCGGGTTCGGGTATCACGCGCTGGTCATCGGCGCGCTGACCGGTGAGGTCGTACGGCGGGCCACCGGGCGCACCATTCAGGAGATCTTCGAGGAGCGCGTACGGGTGCCCTACTCGCTCGACCTCTACCTCGGGTTCCCCGAGGAGCTCGAGCCCCGCTACCGGCCCGTCCTCCCCATGCTCCCCACACCCGCCCAGCAGGCCGAACTCGACGCCAACGCCTCCTCCCCGCACAGCCTCCTCGGCATCGCCTTCGGGGCCAACGGCAAGGAGCCGCTCGACGTCGTCGACTTCATCAACACCCGCGCCGTACGCGCCAAGGGCCAGACCTCCTCCTCCGGCGTCGGCAACGCCCGCGGGCTCGCGGGGATGTACGCCGTCGTCAACACCCTTCTGGAGCCCGGCACTTACTCCGAGTTCTCCCGGATCCACTCCTCCGGCCGAGACCTGGTGACCGGTGAGCTCGACCAGACCTTCGGGCTCGGGTTCCAGGCGCTCGGGCAGAAGTACCGCCCCCTCGGCGCCGACGCCATCGGCCACAGCGGGGCCGCCGGCGCCCTCGCCCTCGCCGACCCCCGCAACGGCGTCGCCTACGCGTACACCCGCCGCCGCATGGCCTTCCCCGGCGGTGCGGCCCCGGAGAACGAGCGGCTCATCGCCGCCGTACTGCGGGCAGCGACCGCGCGGTAGGGCACGATGGTCCGGTGATCACGATCGAGACTCCCCGGCTGGTGCTGCGCCGCTGGCGCGACACCGATGTTGCTCCCATGGCGGCCATCAATGGCGACCCCGAGGTGATGCGCTGGATCCGCGACGGTTCGGTCCGGGGCCTGGAGGAGACGCGCGCCAACATCGCCGCTATGGAGGCCACTTGGGAGGCCGAGGGGTTCGGGCTCTTCGCCGTCGAGGTGCGCGAGACCGGTGAACTGGCCGGGTTCACCGGTCTCGCCGTACCCCACTTCCTGCCCGCTGTGATGCCCGCCGTCGAGATCGGCTGGCGGCTCGGACGGGCCTTCTGGGGGCAGGGGTTCGCCTCCGAAGCCGCCCGTGCCGCCCTGCGGTTCGCGTTCCAGGAGCGCGGTCTGGACGACGTCATCAGCGTCATCCAGACCGGCAACACCGCCTCCGAGCGGATCGCGGTCAAGCTCGGCATGCATCTCGACCGCGAGCTCGTGACTCCCGGGTCCGGGCGCCCCACCCGGGTCTTCGCTCTCAGTAGGCCACTGGCCAACCCGTCGACCAGTTCAGCAAGTTGACACCAAGCTTCGGCGTCCCGCTGTCCGCCCCGTCGTAGTAGTGGTAGACGAGCAGGTCCCCGTCCGAGTCCGCCATCACCGACTGGCCGCCCGGCCCGATGTAGTTGCCGTGCGACTCCAGGACGGGCGTCCCGCCGTTGCTCGTCATCGCCGTACCGCTCGCGTCCACGTACGGGCCCGTGATGCCGGTCGCCCGGCCGACCTTGATCTTGTACGTCGAGGACGTGCCCGCGCAGCACACGTCGTAGGACGCGAAGAGGTAGTAGTAGCCGTTCCGCTTGACGATGTACGGGGCCTCCACCGCCTTCGTGCCGGTCGGACGCGACGCCAGTGAGTAGCGCGTGGTGTTCGTGGAGAGCTGCTTGCCCGTCGACGGGTCGATCTGGATCATCTTGATCCCCGTCCACCACGACCCGAACGAGAGCCACCACGTGCCGTTGTCGTCCACGAAGAGGTTCGGGTCGATCGCGTTGTAGTCGCTCGCCGACGTCGACGTGTAGACCGTTCCGTAGTCCGTCCAGGAGCCCGGCAGACCCGTCGTCGAGCCCGCCAGGCCGATCGCCGACGTATTGGATCCGAAGGTCGAAACGGCGTAGTACATCAGGTACTTGCCGCCGTGGTACGAGATGTCCGGGGCCCACGCCTCGGTCGCGTACGACGACCACCACCCGGGCTTCGTCGAGAAGGCGTCCCCGCCCGCCGTGAAGGTGATCCGGTCCGTGGACGTCTTGTACGCGAGGCCGCCGCCCGTGGCGTACAGCAGATAGCGGCCGGCGGAGGTGCGGACCATCGTCGGGTCGTGGACGACCACGTCGCCCTTGACCGTGCCGGGGTTGGGGTAGGCGTTCGCGGTCGCCGGGACCAGGGCGATGAGCGCCGCGGCGAGGAGGGGGGCGAGTACGGCTCTGCGGGAGGTGCGGCTCATGCGGAGGTTCCCTTCGGTGGGGATGCAGGGCGCGGGCGGCGAGGAGGGGGAGCTCCCGCCGCCCGCGCCCTGCCGGTCAGGCCAGGCGGATCACGTTCCAGGAGAGCGGCTCCAGCGTCGTGCGCAGGACGCCGTCCTCCAGCACCGTCCCGTCGGCCGCGTGGGGAGCGATCCGCTCCGGCTCGGCGAGGGTGTTGCGGGCCTCCGGGTCGGCGTCGGCGAGGACGCTGTGTTCGGCGACCTGCGTCAAGTCGAGCCCGTTCAGGGCCACTTCGATCGGGAGCGCCTCGGTCTGGCTGCGGTTCACGGCGAACACCGTCACCGTGCCGTCCTCGGCGCGCACCGCCGTCGCGTGGAGCAGGTCGGTCTCGCCGTACTTCGCCGTCTCGTACGTCGGCGAGTCCACCCGTACGTCGAGGACCTGCCCGCGTCCGTACTTGGCCGCCTGCGCGAACGGGAAGAACGTCGTCTGCTTCCACGCCGGGCCGCCCGGCTCCGTCATGATCGGCGCGATCACGTTGACGAGCTGCGCGAGGCAGGCGACGGTCACCCGGTCCGCGTGCCGGAGCAGGGCGATCAGCAGCGAGCCGAAGACGACCGCGTCCGTCAGGCTGTAGTTGTCCTCCAAGAGGCGGGGGGCCTCCGGCCAGTCCAGGGCGCTGACCTCGGACTGCGTACGGCTCATGTACCAGACGTTCCACTCGTCGAAGGAGAGATTGATCCTCTTCTTCGACTTGAGGCGGGCGCCCACGTGGTCGCACGTCGCGACCACGTTGTCGATGAACGACTCCATGTCGACGGCGGAGGCGAGGAAGGAGTCGCGGTCGCCGTCGTGCTCCTCGTAGTAGGCGTGCAGCGAGATGTAGTCGACCAGGTCGTACGTCTCGGCGAGGACCGTGGCCTCCCACTCGGCGAAGGTGTCCATCGACTGGCCGGACGAACCGCAGGCGACGAGCTCGACGGACGGATCGATCTGGCGCATCGCGCGGGCGGTCTCGGCGGCGAGGCGGCCGTACTCCTCGGCGGTCTTGTGGCCGGTCTGCCAGGGGCCGTCCATCTCGTTGCCCAGGCACCACATCTTGATGCCGAAGGGGTCCTTGTCACCGTGCGATATGCGGCGCTCGGAGAGCTCGGTGCCGGCCGGGTGGTTGGCGTACTCCTGCAGTTCGAGCGCTTCGGAGACGCCGCGCGTGCCGAGGTTGACCGCCATCATCGGCTCGGCCTGCGGGCCGATCTTCTTCAGGAAGGCGATGTACTCGGAGAGGCCGAAACGGTTCGTCTCCGTGGAGCGCCAGGCGAGGTCGAGGCGGCGCGGGCGGTCCTCGGCGGGGCCGACGGAGTCCTCCCACTTGTAGCCGGAGACGAAGTTGCCGCCCGGGTAGCGGATTGCGGTGACGCCGAGTTCGCGGATCAGGGCGAGGACGTCCGTGCGCAGGCCGGCCTCGTCGGCCGACGGGTGGCCCGGCTCGTAGATGCCGTCGTAGACACAGCGGCCGAGGTGTTCGACGAAGGAGCCGAAGAGGCGCGGATCGACGGCGCCCACGGCGAAGGCGGGGTCGAGGGTGAAGCGGGAGGTGCGGAGGGACATGGCTTCCTTTCAGGAGGACAGGGGTGGTCAGGACACCGTGGGCCAGCCGCCGCGCCATTGCAGCGTGTTGAGGCCCAGCTTCGGTGTGCCGTTGTCGTCGCCGTCGTAGTAGTGGTACGCGAGGACGTCGTGGCCGTGGTCGCGGAAGACCGACTCGCCGCCGGGGCCGAAGTATCTGCCGTGCCCGGCCAGGAGCAGGTCGCCGCCGCCCTCCAGGAGGGGCGTTCCGGTGGAGTCGGTGTAGGGGCCGGTGACGGACGTCGAGCGGCCGACCCTGATCTTGTACGTGGAGTTCACGCCCGCGCAGCACGCGTCGTACGAGGCGAACAGGTAGTAGTAGCGGCCGTGTTGGACGACGGCCGGGCCCTCGACCGCGTAGGGGAGGTCGGGGCGGGTCGCGAGGTGGCGGACCGTCGGGTGCGACGGGTCGGCCTTGCCCGTACGGCGGTCGAGTTCGACCATGCGGATGCCGGACCAGTACGAGCCGAAGGCCATCCAGAGGCGGCCGTCCGCCCGGACGATGCCGGGGTCGATGGCGTTCCAGGTGTCGGTCGTCTCGGAGGTGAAGACCTTGCCGCGGTCGGTCCAGGTGCCGGGCATACCGGTGCGGGAGGTGGCGACGCCGATCGCGGAGTGGTTGGTGCCCCAGGAGGAGACGGCGTAGTAGAGCCAGTAGACGCCGTCGCGGTAGGAGATGTCGGGGGCCCAGGGGTCGCCGGTGGTGTTGTACTCGTACCACCAGGAGGGCGGGGTCGCGAAGGCGTTGCCGGCGTCCGTCCAGTCGCGGAGGTCCGGGGAGAGGCGGGCTCCGATCACGCCGCCCGTCGAGTACGCGACGTACTGGCCGTTCTTGAGGTGGATCACCGTCGGGTCGTGGATGATCTGCTGGCCCGTGAGGGGCAGAGGGTCGGGGTAGTCGGCGGCCTGCGCGGTGGACGGCAGGAGGGCGAGGAGGGCGGCGGCCAGCACGGCCGCAGCTCTGAAGCGCTTCAACGGACAGTCTCCTGACGGGTGTTCACTGCCCCGCAAGGCCCGTGTGGGCCACGCCGGCGACGATCTGACGCTGGAAGAAGACGAAGACGATGATCAGCGGCAGACCCGCCATCAGGCCGCCCGCCATGAGCTGCGCCCACTGGATGCCGTAGGAGTTCATGACGGTCGCGATGCCGTTCGGCATGGTCATCAGGTCGGGGTTGTTGGTGACCATGTACGGCCAGAGGAAGTTGTTCCACGAGCTGATGAAGGTGAAGATCCCGACGGCCGCGAGCGAGGGCCGGGACAGCGGCAGGACGATCGTGAAGAACACGCGCCAGCGGCCCGCGCCGTCGATGAACGCCGCCTCCTCCAGCTCCTTCGGGATCCCCTGGAAGAACTTGTAGAGGATGTAGACCATCGCGGCGGGCGCGCACTGCGGCAGGATCATGCCCCAGTACGTGTCGACCATCCCCATCTGCTGGACGGTCGTGAAGAGCGGGACGCCGAGCACGGCCGGCGAGATCATCAGGCCCGCCATCACGACGCCCATCAGGACGCCCTTGCCGCGGAACTCCGTACGGGCGAATCCGTATCCGGCGAGGGCTGCGACCGACAGCACGATGGCGGTCACCAGCACGGACACCACAAGGGAGTTGACGAACCAGTTCGAGACGTTGCCCGTCTCCCAGAGCGCCTTCCACGCCTGCAGAGTCCAGACCTTGGGCAGCCAGTGCGGCGGGATCTCGGCCGCCTCCGCCTCAGACTTGAGCGAGGTGAGCAGGGCCGCCACGATCGGCCCCACGAAGACGGCGGAGACGGCGACGCCGAGGAGCGTGAGGACGATCTGGCTCGGCGTCCAGGGCTTGCGGGTCTTGCGTATCTTCAGCGGCGTGTCCGTGGTGGTGGTCATCGGACGCCCTCCTCACGGTTGCGCAGCAGCACCATCCGGCCGAGGGCGACGGCGGCGATGATCACGAAGAAGATGATGGACATCGCGGAGGCGTAGCCCACGCGGTAGCTGGTGAAGCCCTGTTCGAGGGTGTACTGCACGAAGGCGCGCGTGCTGAGCTCGGGTCCTGGCCCGAAGTCCATCATCGCCACGGCCTGGTCGAAGAGCTGGAGCGAGGCGAGGGCCTGGAGCGCGATCACCAGTCCGGTGATGTGGCGCAGCATCGGCAGCGTGATGTGGACCATCCGCTGCCAGGCGTTGGCGCCGTCCAGTTTGGCGGCCTCGTAGAGGTGGGCCGGGATGGACTGGAGCGCGGCGAGGTAGAGGAGGAAGGAGAATCCGACCGTCCACCAGAGCGTCTCGATGACGAGGGCGAGCATCGCGTACGACTTGTCGGTCAGCCAGGGCGTGGTGAGCCCGAGGCTCTCGTTGAACAGGCCGATCCCCTGCGTGAGCAGCCACTGCCACATGTTGGCGGCGACGGTCGACGGCAGCAGAAACGGTGCGAAGAAGCAGAGCCGCCACAGCCATTTGCCGCGCTCGATGTTGTGGGCGAGCATCGCGAGCAGGAAGGCCAGGACGGTGATGCAGGGCACGACGAGCAGCGTGAAGTACGCGCTGTGGCCGAGCGCGTCCCACATCGCCGTATCGCCCAGCGCCTCGCGGTAGTTGTCGAGGCCGACGAAGTTCGCGCCGTCGCCGGAGATGTTGGCGTCGGTCAGGCTCAGGTAGATGCCGCGCAGCAGCGGCCAGATGACGAAGAGCACGAAGAGGGCCAGGAACGGGGCGATGAACCAGCCCCCGTGCTGGAAGCCCTGCTTGCGGCGTACGGTCGCGGCTTTGGTCGCGGTCCTCGCCCGCACCGGGGCGACGACGGTCTCGGCACTGGTCGTCGTCATGCGACTCCACCTCCCTGCGCTGCGGTCCTGCCGTCCATCGGGTTCTTCGAGGCGAGGAGCTTGACGAGCTCCTTCTTCATGCGCTGCGCGACGGAGGCCGGCTTGGCGGAGCCCATCGTCGAGGAGACGACCATCGGGCCGAGGTCCTGGGCGAGGACACCGGTGGAGCCCGCGAACCACACCTTGGGCTCGGTGGCCTGGTGGTCCATGGCGCTCGCGTACTCGTTCTGCGGGGTGAGTTTCTTGTACGCGGCCGTGGAGAGCGTCGGCGTGTACGCGGGGATGTGACCGCCGGCCGCCCACTGCTGGGCGTGCTGGACGACGTACGCGGCGAGCTGGTGCGCGGCGTCGTTGGTGGCGCCGCCGCGGCCGGCCTGGTGGGGCAGGACGAAGGAGTGCGACTCGGCGTGCGTGGCCTGCTTGCCGAAGACGGGCGGGAGCGGGGTCGCGCCGTAGTCGAGCTTGGCGCCGGAGAAGACGGGCACCGACCAGTTGCCCTCCCAGGTGAAGGGGGCGCCGTTGATGAACTGCTCGCCGGTGGGCGCGCCCGGGATGACGTATCCGTCGGTGACGTGCTTGCGGAAGAACTCCAGGACCTGGGTGGCCTTGTCGGCGTCGAAGAGGACCTCGGTGTTCTCGGCGTTGAACCACTGGCCGCCGAGCTGGGTGTAGAAGGCGACGAAGAACCACCACTGGAAGTTCTGGTCGTTGGTCCACAGGCCGATGGTCTGCAGACCCTTCTTCTGGGCGGCCTTGGCCTTCTTCAGTACGTCGAACCACGCGTCGGTGGAGGTGACTTCGATCATCCGGCCGTCGTCGCCGAGCAGTCCGGCCTTCTTCAGGACGTCGCGGCGGTAGAAGCAGAGCTGGACGTGGATGTCGAGCGGCAGGGCGTAGAGCTTGCCGTCGATGACACCGCGGTTCCACAGCACCGGGTTGTAATCCGCTTTGCGGACGCCGTACTTGGCGAGGAGGGTCTCGTCCCACGGGTCGAGGAGCCGCCCCGGCGAGAAGCCCGCGACCCGGCCGAGGTGCATGACGCCGAGCTCGGGGGCGCGGTTGCCCGCGGCCGCCATGGCGAGTTTGGTGTAGAAGGGGTTGCCCCACTGGAGCGTGGAGTCCTTGACGGCGATGCCGGGGTGGTCTGCGCGGAAGGCGTCCAGCATCGCGATCATGTTGGCGCCGTCGCCGCCGCTGAAGAGGTTCCAGTAGCGGACGCGGACATCCGCGCCGGTGGCGAGCGCGTCGGCGCCCGAGCCCAGCGACGCGAACCCGAGACTGCCGGCGACCGCGGCCCCGCCGAGACCGGCGAGGACCTGCCGACGGTTCAGGGGAGGTATTCCCATGCCCACCCTCACTGTTCCGTGTTCGAAATTTCGAATGATGGCCGTAACTTCGAACGGAACGTAAGGTTGAAGCGCTTCCGCGTCAATGGATCACGCAGACATTCTCAGTAACTCGCCAGGATTTCGGCCGTGTTACGAAATCTCGAACAAGGAGACGCCTCTCAGGCGGCCGTCGGCGGATCCGGCGGCGGCTGCTGCAGCGTGACGATCGCCGTCCGCACCTCGTGGATCGTGGCGTGCAGTTCGTCCACCGCCCGGTCGAGCAGCTCGACCATGTCCGGTGTGCCCGCGCGCCGTTGGGTCGACTCCAGCATCATCCCGGTGGCGAACAGCCGCTGGACGACCAGATCGTGCAGATCGCGGGCGATGCGGTCGCGGTCCTCGTACACCGCGAGCTGTTCCCGGTTCTGCTGCGCGTCCGCCAGTACGAGGGCGAGCGCGGCCTGCGAGGCGAACTGCGAGGCGAGCAGCCGGTCGACGGCGGTGTACGGCCGCTCGCCGCGCCGGCGCGGCAGGGCGAGGGTGCCGATCAGCCGGCCCCCGCTCTGCAGCGGCAGCATCATGCTCGGCCCGAACCGCGCCCTGACCTGCGTGGTCATCCGGGGGTCCGTCGAGGAGTCCTCGATGAACACCGGCTCCCCGCCCAGGAGTTGGACCAGGACCGGGGAGCCGGGTGCGATCGTGGTGCCGACGAGGTCGCCGGGGTCGTCGAGCGTGGAAGCGGCGACGATCTCCATACCGCCCTCCTGGGTCGGCTGCAGGACCACCCCCGCCGCCGCGTCGGCGAGCATCCTGGCGCGTTCGGCCACCGTCATCAGGGCGTCCTCGGCGCTCTTGCCGGTGAGGAGCGCGGTGGTCACGGCCGCGGCGCCCTCGATCCAGCGCTCCCGCAGGCGGGCCGTCTCGTACAGCCGCGCATTGCCGATGGCGATGCCCGCCTGCGAGGCGAGGACCCGCAGGAGCGCCTCGTCGTCCTCGGTGAAGAACCCGTTCCGCTTCTCCGCGAGATGGAGCGTGCCGAACACCTCGGTGTGGACACGGATCGGGACCTGGAGCACGTCCGGGTCCCCCTCGGCCGGGACGGTGACCGAGGGCTCGACGGTCTGCCCCGAGGTGAACAGTTCGGTGAGCCGGCCGGTCTCGGGGTCCTGGACCGCGAGAGCGCCGTACCGCGACCCGGTGAGTTCGGTGGCGGAGTCCACCAAGTGCTGCAGGGTGGAGTGCAGTTCGAGATCGGTGCCGACGCTCAGCACCGCCTCCAGGAGCATCGGCAGCCGGATCGGCATCTGCCCCTGCGCAAGCTCGGGCTCCCGACCAGTCATCCGGCGAGCGGGTTGAGGACCATCGGCTCGATCTTGCCGTCGAGCATCGCCCCGAGCCCCAGCACGGCGCAGATGTCGGGCCGCTCCGCGATGTGCACCGGCATGCCCGTCGCGTCGCGCAGCATCTGGTCGAGTCCGGGCAGCAGCGCGCTGCCGCCGACCATCATGATCCCGCGGTCCACCAGGTCGGCGACGAGATCGGGCGGGCAGTCGCGCAGCACCCGGCCGATGCCGTCGAGCACCGCGGTGAGCGGGGTGTGGATGGCACTGCGTACGGCAGCCGTCTCCACCTGCACCGAACGGGCAAGACCGGTCGCCACGTCGCGGCCGTGGATCTCGGTGGAGTCCGGACCCTTGACCATCAGGCCGTTGCCGCTGAGGGCCAGCTGCAGCGGGCGCACGGACTGGCTCGGCAGCATCAGTTCGTGCTGGTGGCGCAGGTGCTCGATGACCGCGCGGTCGATGGCCTCGCCGCCGACCGGGATGCGCTGCGCGGTGACGATCGAGCCCAGGGAGAGGACGGCGATCTGGGTGGAGGCCGCCCCGCACACCATGATCATGGTGGCGGTGGGCTGCTCCACGGGGAGCCCGCAGCCGACGGC
The sequence above is drawn from the Streptomyces sp. NBC_01465 genome and encodes:
- a CDS encoding Lrp/AsnC family transcriptional regulator, translated to MSEILGELQENVTAEAAAPDSGTTGPEHRFSESDLALIDALQAAPRAPWSRIGRALGVDATTAARRWERLRANGLAWITAYAAPKNVTVAYVEVRCRPRAFDSVGAALAAMPWVFSVDETAGDYDLLASVAAPDLPGLGRAVHGLIGGLDGVRSTRTRLGITLYSEGGDWRMRAMEPAGRAELSPPRTSRRTAYSAHMHHRPPSGDEALLAALGSDGRLGYTELGAATGMSEHTARRRLQRMIRDGDINLRCDLAHPLAGLSTVVLYRTAVPHTHLEETGNALARMEEVRLAVSVSGSDNLLVMVWLHGLHAIDPFEALLAERFPNLKVDDRTVVLHSRKRMGRLLDTDGRATGLVPFALPQV
- a CDS encoding MFS transporter is translated as MSAPPPQSARRTVRITITLLFAAWLVDYADRLVVNLALPSLGDEFDLSRGEQGLIVSVFFLAYALCQIPGGMLADRYGAQRVTCWALLSWSVFTALTGFAWSFAVLLVIRFAFGAAEGIFPPAALKALVERTTPEERMGANGLIMSSNALAGVLTPLLVAPLIAAFGWRSAFFSTAALGVFVVVAVRMRLPAPLPRTEPDAPAVPRRASGVLRLGVVWRFAAMMFGYSAIVWGLTTWMPSYLRDEFGVSLTAAGMIGAVPGLAGAGATIVGGRLSDRLGGHHRKVIVPGMTVGGVALLLMAFSDSLTGFVVFATLASVSIALCYMPIFAVPLGGLAAEDVGVGSAVIVFGGQVAGMAVPPVVGLLADTFSFQVAFAFLVLGAVIATAMALLTPQDAASFRTAAGASGLPTPVKERS
- a CDS encoding serine hydrolase domain-containing protein, whose amino-acid sequence is MSQTITTATTVHGTVAPGFEGVREEFAAFVGGEVHDPGAQLAAYHRGELVVDLWGGDSVTGDSLTGVYSATKGAAHLVVALLVQDGVLELDKEVAFYWPEFAAEGKGALTLRELLAHRSGVVGVDSGFSPEEYADEALLAPRLAAQRPFWQPGSGFGYHALVIGALTGEVVRRATGRTIQEIFEERVRVPYSLDLYLGFPEELEPRYRPVLPMLPTPAQQAELDANASSPHSLLGIAFGANGKEPLDVVDFINTRAVRAKGQTSSSGVGNARGLAGMYAVVNTLLEPGTYSEFSRIHSSGRDLVTGELDQTFGLGFQALGQKYRPLGADAIGHSGAAGALALADPRNGVAYAYTRRRMAFPGGAAPENERLIAAVLRAATAR
- a CDS encoding arabinan endo-1,5-alpha-L-arabinosidase, encoding MKRFRAAAVLAAALLALLPSTAQAADYPDPLPLTGQQIIHDPTVIHLKNGQYVAYSTGGVIGARLSPDLRDWTDAGNAFATPPSWWYEYNTTGDPWAPDISYRDGVYWLYYAVSSWGTNHSAIGVATSRTGMPGTWTDRGKVFTSETTDTWNAIDPGIVRADGRLWMAFGSYWSGIRMVELDRRTGKADPSHPTVRHLATRPDLPYAVEGPAVVQHGRYYYLFASYDACCAGVNSTYKIRVGRSTSVTGPYTDSTGTPLLEGGGDLLLAGHGRYFGPGGESVFRDHGHDVLAYHYYDGDDNGTPKLGLNTLQWRGGWPTVS
- the arfA gene encoding arabinosylfuranosidase ArfA, which encodes MSLRTSRFTLDPAFAVGAVDPRLFGSFVEHLGRCVYDGIYEPGHPSADEAGLRTDVLALIRELGVTAIRYPGGNFVSGYKWEDSVGPAEDRPRRLDLAWRSTETNRFGLSEYIAFLKKIGPQAEPMMAVNLGTRGVSEALELQEYANHPAGTELSERRISHGDKDPFGIKMWCLGNEMDGPWQTGHKTAEEYGRLAAETARAMRQIDPSVELVACGSSGQSMDTFAEWEATVLAETYDLVDYISLHAYYEEHDGDRDSFLASAVDMESFIDNVVATCDHVGARLKSKKRINLSFDEWNVWYMSRTQSEVSALDWPEAPRLLEDNYSLTDAVVFGSLLIALLRHADRVTVACLAQLVNVIAPIMTEPGGPAWKQTTFFPFAQAAKYGRGQVLDVRVDSPTYETAKYGETDLLHATAVRAEDGTVTVFAVNRSQTEALPIEVALNGLDLTQVAEHSVLADADPEARNTLAEPERIAPHAADGTVLEDGVLRTTLEPLSWNVIRLA
- a CDS encoding GNAT family N-acetyltransferase; protein product: MITIETPRLVLRRWRDTDVAPMAAINGDPEVMRWIRDGSVRGLEETRANIAAMEATWEAEGFGLFAVEVRETGELAGFTGLAVPHFLPAVMPAVEIGWRLGRAFWGQGFASEAARAALRFAFQERGLDDVISVIQTGNTASERIAVKLGMHLDRELVTPGSGRPTRVFALSRPLANPSTSSAS
- a CDS encoding arabinan endo-1,5-alpha-L-arabinosidase; translated protein: MSRTSRRAVLAPLLAAALIALVPATANAYPNPGTVKGDVVVHDPTMVRTSAGRYLLYATGGGLAYKTSTDRITFTAGGDAFSTKPGWWSSYATEAWAPDISYHGGKYLMYYAVSTFGSNTSAIGLAGSTTGLPGSWTDYGTVYTSTSASDYNAIDPNLFVDDNGTWWLSFGSWWTGIKMIQIDPSTGKQLSTNTTRYSLASRPTGTKAVEAPYIVKRNGYYYLFASYDVCCAGTSSTYKIKVGRATGITGPYVDASGTAMTSNGGTPVLESHGNYIGPGGQSVMADSDGDLLVYHYYDGADSGTPKLGVNLLNWSTGWPVAY